A genomic window from Sphingobacterium sp. BN32 includes:
- the rnr gene encoding ribonuclease R gives MKSKKENPYKEVLTQLIVDVFEKSGNTALNYKQVAAKLNVKDTDAKVAIADILNDGTRSGQFEQPERGKFKLRQLNVYITGKVDMTADGSAYIVPEDELENDIYVAPRKLRQALHGDRVKVHVYERKKGRKREGEVVEILERAKTDFTGTIDMSNSYAFFLPDDRKMLHDIFIPLDNLNGAKDGEKVLVSIVEWPKNAKNPIGRVKHVLGKKGENNTEMNAILADFGFPLEFPKEVEKEANAIPEAITPEEIAKRKDFRNITTFTIDPADAKDFDDAISYQVLENGNYEIGVHIADVSHYVIPDTALDKEAFERGTSVYLVDRVIPMLPERLSNNLCSLRPNEDKLCFSAVFELDDKANVINQWFGRTVIHSDRRFSYEEAQEIIEGKEDSLAPAILKLNEIAFILRDRKFKNGAISFESEEVKFHLDENGKPIGVYTKIRKEAHKLIEDFMLLANRKVAEFIGRQGRGKNKLPFVYRFHDVPNPETLTNFSQFASRFGHRLVIKSDKETAKSLNSLMTKIEGSKEQNLLTSLAVRSMAKAIYTTKKTSHYGLAFDYYTHFTSPIRRYPDVMVHRLLQYYLEGGNKINAEHYEKMAEHSSLKEKKAAEAERASIKYKQAEFLQDQIGVEYTGIVSGVTEWGMYVEIQENKCEGMVRLRDITDDFYTLDEKNYAIIGQRKKKVYQLGDEVQIKVKKVDLEKRQIDFTLIS, from the coding sequence ATGAAATCAAAAAAAGAAAACCCTTACAAAGAAGTTTTAACCCAACTGATCGTAGACGTTTTTGAAAAATCAGGAAACACAGCACTCAACTATAAACAGGTCGCCGCCAAACTAAATGTTAAAGATACGGACGCCAAAGTTGCTATCGCCGACATACTGAATGATGGCACTCGATCAGGTCAGTTTGAACAACCCGAGCGAGGCAAATTCAAGCTTCGACAACTCAATGTATATATCACAGGAAAGGTCGATATGACGGCCGATGGATCGGCTTATATTGTACCAGAAGATGAGCTGGAAAATGACATCTATGTTGCGCCTCGAAAACTCCGCCAAGCGTTACATGGTGACCGTGTGAAAGTCCATGTTTATGAACGCAAGAAAGGACGGAAGCGCGAGGGCGAAGTTGTCGAAATCTTAGAACGCGCGAAGACCGACTTCACCGGAACAATTGACATGTCCAACAGCTATGCATTCTTCCTGCCAGATGACAGGAAAATGTTGCACGACATCTTCATCCCGCTCGACAATTTGAATGGAGCGAAGGACGGTGAGAAAGTTTTAGTATCGATTGTCGAATGGCCAAAGAATGCTAAGAATCCAATTGGCCGTGTGAAACATGTACTCGGCAAAAAAGGAGAAAATAACACAGAGATGAATGCGATTTTGGCGGACTTCGGTTTCCCGTTGGAATTCCCGAAGGAAGTTGAAAAAGAAGCGAACGCCATCCCTGAAGCTATCACCCCCGAGGAAATCGCAAAACGCAAAGATTTCCGAAATATCACAACCTTCACCATCGACCCGGCGGACGCAAAAGATTTTGACGACGCCATCTCTTACCAAGTACTAGAGAATGGAAATTACGAAATCGGTGTTCATATTGCTGACGTATCACACTACGTTATTCCGGACACCGCATTAGACAAGGAAGCGTTCGAAAGAGGAACGTCGGTTTATTTGGTTGACAGAGTTATTCCGATGCTCCCTGAGCGACTTTCTAACAACCTATGTTCACTTAGGCCTAACGAAGACAAACTTTGTTTCTCGGCCGTTTTTGAGCTTGACGACAAAGCTAACGTAATCAACCAATGGTTTGGAAGAACGGTAATCCACTCGGACCGCCGCTTCAGTTACGAGGAAGCACAGGAAATCATCGAAGGTAAAGAGGATTCGTTGGCACCTGCCATTTTAAAACTGAATGAGATCGCATTTATCCTTCGCGACCGCAAGTTCAAGAATGGAGCGATCAGTTTTGAATCGGAGGAAGTGAAATTTCATTTAGACGAAAACGGCAAGCCAATTGGGGTATACACGAAAATACGTAAGGAGGCACACAAGTTGATCGAGGACTTCATGCTTCTTGCAAACCGCAAGGTCGCTGAATTTATCGGCAGGCAAGGACGTGGTAAAAACAAACTTCCATTTGTTTACCGCTTCCATGATGTTCCGAACCCAGAGACTTTAACAAACTTCTCACAGTTTGCATCGCGCTTCGGACACCGATTAGTTATTAAGTCGGACAAAGAAACAGCGAAATCGCTAAACAGCTTAATGACGAAGATCGAGGGTTCGAAGGAACAGAACCTGCTTACCTCCCTTGCCGTACGTTCGATGGCAAAAGCGATCTACACCACCAAGAAGACATCCCACTATGGTTTAGCGTTTGATTATTACACTCACTTTACCTCTCCTATCCGCCGGTACCCAGATGTTATGGTTCACCGTCTGCTGCAATACTATTTAGAGGGCGGCAACAAGATCAATGCAGAACATTATGAGAAAATGGCCGAGCATTCCTCATTGAAGGAAAAGAAAGCAGCGGAAGCCGAAAGAGCATCTATCAAGTATAAACAAGCGGAGTTCCTGCAAGATCAAATTGGCGTTGAATACACCGGAATCGTCTCGGGCGTTACGGAATGGGGTATGTATGTAGAAATCCAAGAAAACAAGTGTGAAGGGATGGTTCGCCTCCGTGATATCACCGATGATTTTTACACCTTAGACGAGAAAAATTACGCAATCATCGGCCAACGAAAGAAAAAAGTATATCAACTAGGCGATGAAGTCCAAATCAAAGTCAAGAAAGTGGATCTTGAGAAAAGACAGATTGACTTTACGTTGATTAGTTAG
- the fsa gene encoding fructose-6-phosphate aldolase yields the protein MKFFIDTANLEQIKEAQDLGVLDGVTTNPSLMAKEGISGEENVINHYKAICAIVDGDVSAEVISTDYEGMIKEGEALAALDNKIVVKVPMIKDGVKAIKYFSKKGIKTNCTLVFSAGQALLAAKAGATYVSPFIGRLDDISVDGLGLIEEIREIYDNYGFQTQILAASVRHSAHILGCAKIGADVMTGPLSAITALLKHPLTDSGLATFLADHAKAAGK from the coding sequence ATGAAATTTTTTATTGATACCGCTAATTTAGAGCAAATCAAAGAAGCGCAAGATTTAGGCGTTTTAGACGGTGTAACAACAAACCCTTCCTTAATGGCTAAAGAAGGTATTTCTGGCGAAGAAAACGTAATTAATCATTATAAAGCGATTTGTGCAATCGTTGATGGCGACGTGAGTGCGGAGGTAATTTCTACGGATTACGAAGGTATGATTAAAGAAGGAGAAGCTTTAGCGGCATTGGATAACAAGATCGTTGTAAAGGTTCCGATGATTAAAGATGGCGTAAAAGCGATCAAATACTTTAGTAAAAAAGGAATTAAAACAAACTGTACGTTGGTATTTTCTGCTGGCCAAGCTTTGTTAGCTGCAAAAGCAGGTGCAACTTACGTATCTCCGTTTATCGGTCGTTTAGATGATATCTCTGTAGATGGTCTAGGCCTAATCGAAGAGATCCGTGAGATCTATGATAACTACGGTTTCCAGACTCAAATCTTAGCAGCATCAGTACGTCATAGTGCTCATATTTTAGGTTGCGCGAAGATTGGAGCTGACGTAATGACAGGTCCTTTATCTGCAATCACAGCCCTTTTGAAACACCCATTGACGGACAGCGGATTAGCAACATTCTTAGCTGACCACGCAAAAGCTGCTGGCAAATAA
- a CDS encoding Fur family transcriptional regulator, translated as MKVDMDSENLDHQQEEFAQILKANKLKITQPRLRVLDTISTKTSAISQPELEKILGTEIDRVTLYRILASFEEKGILHKVFDLNGTATYALCSTKCTEHHHHDQHVHFICSACNSVFCLDETNAPKINLPQGFTLHSIAVNAVGLCEQCKEK; from the coding sequence ATGAAAGTGGACATGGACTCGGAAAATTTAGATCATCAACAGGAAGAATTCGCTCAAATTCTAAAGGCAAATAAATTAAAAATTACCCAGCCGAGGCTTCGTGTTTTGGACACTATTTCTACTAAAACTTCAGCAATTTCCCAACCCGAATTGGAAAAAATATTGGGCACTGAGATCGATCGAGTTACCCTCTATCGGATACTTGCGAGCTTCGAAGAAAAAGGTATTCTACACAAAGTTTTCGACCTGAACGGTACAGCAACTTATGCGCTCTGTTCTACGAAATGCACCGAGCATCATCACCATGATCAGCATGTTCATTTCATTTGTTCCGCATGTAATTCGGTGTTCTGTTTAGACGAAACGAACGCCCCGAAAATTAATCTTCCTCAAGGATTCACCTTGCACTCGATCGCGGTAAATGCTGTAGGTTTGTGCGAGCAGTGCAAAGAAAAATAA
- a CDS encoding MFS transporter, with protein MQLFRSLAYPNFRLHVIGQAISLLGTWMQRIAISWLVYQLTGSVFWLGFVSFISLLPSLVLSPFIGAFVDRHKKYRLVFITQIGLMIQAGLLALLVYLKLESVLYLSILGFIQGVINAFDVLGRQSLLVSLVDDRKDLPNAIALNSSIFNAARMVGPAIGGVLLSTYGELACFTLNFISFIPVIICLMLMNVQEKVIIIPNESAFEGLKHGFEYLKRSPHIMSLIIILTFSSLLVIPYTSLLPAVARELFNGDERTFSWFESAAGLGAMIGAINMARLKSGDNLRYRVLFSALAMGISLALLAYAQYLPAALFFTMGVSFAMMMQNSSINTYIQTHAMPAYRARAMSYYVMAFQGIFPIGSLLTGAIAEIVGIKNTLYIMGACGVLISVGFYIYLRLHIQRRLFKANFR; from the coding sequence ATGCAGTTATTTAGATCATTAGCATATCCGAACTTTAGACTTCACGTCATTGGTCAAGCGATCTCGCTTTTAGGGACCTGGATGCAACGCATCGCCATTAGTTGGTTGGTCTACCAATTAACGGGCTCTGTTTTCTGGTTAGGGTTCGTCTCTTTTATCTCCTTATTACCTTCTTTAGTGCTCTCACCATTTATCGGAGCCTTCGTCGATCGACATAAGAAATACAGATTAGTATTCATTACACAGATAGGCTTGATGATACAAGCTGGATTGCTGGCCTTATTGGTTTATTTGAAACTCGAATCGGTACTTTATCTGTCAATTTTAGGATTTATTCAAGGCGTGATCAATGCTTTTGATGTATTGGGACGACAATCCTTGCTCGTTTCCCTGGTCGACGATAGGAAGGACTTGCCGAATGCAATTGCATTGAATTCTTCAATATTTAACGCCGCCCGCATGGTAGGGCCTGCAATTGGTGGCGTTTTGTTATCCACGTACGGAGAATTGGCCTGTTTTACGTTGAATTTCATCAGTTTTATTCCTGTTATCATCTGTTTGATGCTGATGAACGTGCAGGAAAAGGTCATCATAATTCCTAATGAAAGTGCTTTTGAAGGGCTTAAGCATGGCTTTGAATACCTGAAGCGTTCGCCACACATTATGTCCCTCATCATCATTTTAACTTTTTCAAGTCTGTTAGTCATCCCTTATACTTCCTTATTACCTGCCGTTGCTCGGGAGCTATTTAATGGCGATGAACGTACTTTTTCTTGGTTTGAGAGTGCTGCAGGATTAGGAGCGATGATCGGGGCAATTAATATGGCACGCTTAAAATCTGGCGATAATCTTCGATACAGGGTTCTTTTCTCCGCTTTAGCGATGGGGATTTCCTTAGCTTTACTGGCATATGCGCAGTATCTACCGGCAGCATTGTTCTTCACCATGGGCGTTTCTTTTGCTATGATGATGCAGAACTCGTCGATTAATACCTATATTCAGACCCACGCAATGCCTGCCTATCGTGCTCGGGCGATGTCCTATTATGTGATGGCTTTCCAGGGAATATTCCCTATTGGTAGTTTATTAACAGGAGCAATAGCAGAGATTGTCGGCATAAAAAACACCCTCTACATTATGGGTGCATGCGGGGTGCTGATATCTGTTGGTTTCTATATTTACCTAAGACTTCATATTCAACGACGCTTGTTTAAAGCTAATTTCCGTTG